One part of the Actinomyces howellii genome encodes these proteins:
- a CDS encoding DUF1800 family protein, with protein sequence MPVNSQVPVSLNDERWDEELGGTGLADQGVNDDSVADRVPRSAATTRGARRATLLALGLGAVGAATALLRRGGDSPRTFPDPGAGAPGSRSPIASDPATSAPASPSSAAPSPAAPTSAEPGTAPPDATDVAPVVEPWRAQVIAGSQEGDVDDTAPDLAGALDVEGEAWVAALDAAEALSPEEEQAMDSAADADAAQAPQGSDEQGGDSGAHSDAGPGAGTAPTEEVAVSEDSVTSGASEPAVVSAVAWYAGEETAFALGGAVSSAAAIRVAPLGPGGRAVVSEATTASFASTLPLEVYRRERPRATVTAVSDLAPGLTLRTTPAWHLARRASTAATAEIAAEIEARGTTAWIDWQLNPSRINDSRAERIISTHFPWASVSGPALSEATGGKPYLAPPIITNSIFMRARFGNRVLADAVVEMMADMVYVPLLGKAQSMVTGLDKILRTHALGRYADLLLAALTDPTLLRELDNTVSTKSSPNENLGRELLELYTVGRDAYTEDDVKGATIMLTGHGMDWASRTYLYSPSKHATGRIQVLGFSDPNSDPAKGPDLLKRCVEYLCSHEATATRVATRIARRFVSDDPSEAVVAEIARAYLANGTRIGPAVRVALTHEEFHKSVGRKWRRPTEVIMSIARAASVESVDPSGRASANDVWNLGSYGWLIRDAGHQPRMYTSVDGYPDTADYWMSTGRMMTMWNAVQRAIPGDTKESGRTDWARALSITPGDSAKATAERITWHLTGYVWEDAHVEAIARILAGMPKSGGVEDWKVVTEHLSGYVEQAVRLTYASPYGSLR encoded by the coding sequence ATGCCTGTCAACTCGCAGGTCCCCGTGTCGCTCAATGATGAGCGGTGGGACGAGGAGCTGGGCGGAACCGGACTGGCTGACCAGGGAGTCAACGACGACTCCGTGGCAGACCGAGTCCCACGCTCGGCCGCAACGACCCGTGGCGCCCGCCGCGCCACTCTGCTGGCCCTTGGTCTGGGTGCCGTCGGCGCCGCCACCGCGCTGCTGCGCCGTGGAGGCGACAGCCCCCGGACCTTCCCCGACCCCGGAGCGGGCGCTCCGGGGTCGAGAAGCCCGATCGCCTCCGATCCGGCAACGAGTGCCCCGGCGAGCCCGTCGTCGGCAGCACCGTCACCTGCCGCGCCGACGAGTGCCGAGCCCGGTACCGCGCCTCCCGACGCGACCGACGTCGCACCAGTCGTCGAACCCTGGCGGGCGCAGGTGATCGCCGGATCCCAGGAGGGCGACGTCGACGACACCGCCCCGGACCTCGCCGGCGCCCTCGACGTCGAGGGCGAGGCGTGGGTCGCGGCGCTTGACGCCGCGGAGGCGCTGAGCCCCGAGGAGGAGCAGGCCATGGACTCCGCCGCCGACGCTGACGCCGCTCAGGCGCCGCAGGGCTCAGATGAGCAGGGCGGCGACTCCGGTGCCCACTCCGACGCCGGTCCCGGGGCGGGTACCGCCCCCACCGAGGAGGTCGCCGTGTCCGAGGACTCGGTGACGAGCGGCGCGTCGGAGCCCGCCGTCGTATCGGCCGTGGCCTGGTACGCAGGTGAGGAGACGGCCTTCGCCCTCGGGGGCGCGGTCTCCTCGGCCGCCGCCATCCGGGTCGCGCCGCTGGGTCCGGGCGGCCGGGCGGTCGTGAGCGAGGCAACCACCGCGAGCTTCGCGTCCACGCTGCCCCTGGAGGTCTACCGCCGGGAGCGGCCACGGGCGACCGTCACCGCGGTCAGTGACCTGGCCCCCGGTCTGACCCTGCGCACGACTCCCGCCTGGCACCTGGCGAGGCGAGCCTCGACGGCGGCGACCGCCGAGATCGCCGCGGAGATCGAGGCCAGGGGCACGACCGCCTGGATCGACTGGCAGCTCAACCCCTCCCGGATCAACGACTCGCGCGCCGAGCGGATCATCTCGACCCACTTCCCCTGGGCATCCGTCTCCGGGCCCGCGCTGAGCGAGGCCACCGGGGGCAAGCCCTACCTCGCGCCGCCGATAATCACCAACTCGATCTTCATGCGAGCCCGCTTCGGCAACAGGGTCCTGGCCGACGCGGTGGTCGAGATGATGGCCGACATGGTCTACGTGCCCCTGCTGGGCAAGGCACAGTCCATGGTGACCGGGCTCGACAAGATCCTGCGCACTCACGCCCTGGGGCGCTACGCCGACCTGCTCCTGGCTGCTCTGACCGACCCGACGCTCCTGCGCGAGCTCGACAACACCGTGTCGACGAAGAGCTCCCCCAACGAGAACCTGGGTCGAGAGCTCCTTGAGCTCTACACCGTGGGCCGGGACGCCTACACCGAGGACGACGTCAAGGGCGCGACCATCATGCTCACCGGCCACGGCATGGACTGGGCCAGCCGCACCTACCTCTACAGCCCGAGCAAGCACGCCACCGGCAGGATCCAGGTCCTGGGCTTCTCGGACCCCAACTCGGACCCGGCCAAGGGGCCTGACCTGCTCAAGCGCTGCGTGGAGTACCTGTGCTCGCACGAGGCGACCGCTACCCGCGTCGCCACCCGCATCGCCCGACGCTTCGTGAGCGACGACCCCAGCGAGGCGGTCGTCGCCGAGATCGCTCGAGCCTACCTGGCCAACGGCACCCGCATCGGGCCAGCGGTCAGGGTGGCGCTGACCCACGAGGAGTTCCACAAGTCGGTGGGCAGGAAGTGGAGGCGCCCCACCGAGGTCATCATGTCGATCGCCCGCGCCGCCAGCGTCGAGTCGGTCGACCCCTCCGGGAGGGCCTCCGCCAACGACGTGTGGAACCTGGGCTCCTACGGGTGGCTCATCCGCGACGCGGGGCACCAGCCCCGCATGTACACGAGCGTCGACGGCTACCCCGACACGGCCGACTACTGGATGTCGACCGGTCGGATGATGACGATGTGGAACGCGGTCCAGCGGGCGATCCCCGGGGACACCAAGGAGTCTGGCCGCACCGACTGGGCGCGCGCCCTGTCGATCACCCCCGGGGACAGTGCCAAGGCCACCGCCGAGCGCATCACCTGGCACCTGACCGGCTACGTGTGGGAGGACGCCCACGTCGAGGCGATCGCCCGCATCCTGGCAGGCATGCCCAAGTCCGGCGGCGTGGAGGACTGGAAGGTCGTGACCGAGCACCTGTCCGGATACGTCGAGCAGGCGGTGCGCCTGACCTACGCCAGCCCCTACGGTTCCCTCAGATAG
- a CDS encoding transposase family protein produces MLSYRATLDVPSATARTVSAWLAAHRRWHDIRPHQRAATPWVQAVMVLRWLNEATSMRTLARDAGISIATAYRYLHEALQVISSQAPDLIEVITQLRHKGEPFVCLDGTLIRTDRVAARTERGNHSWYSGKHKAFGGNVQVITDHTGFPVWVSPVEPGSTHDLTAARAHALPALYKAASQGMPTLADKGYIGAGIGVLTPVKGARPCPDDATYNHLHASLRSPAERANAMLKHFKALQHVTLDPHTITHITATALVIISLNKQPR; encoded by the coding sequence ATGCTGTCCTATCGTGCCACCCTTGACGTGCCATCCGCTACCGCCCGAACCGTGTCGGCCTGGCTGGCGGCTCACCGCCGCTGGCACGACATTCGGCCTCATCAGAGGGCGGCGACGCCCTGGGTGCAGGCTGTGATGGTGCTGCGCTGGCTCAACGAGGCCACCAGCATGCGCACCCTGGCCCGAGACGCCGGCATCTCGATCGCCACCGCCTACAGGTACCTGCATGAGGCCCTCCAGGTCATCTCCTCCCAGGCCCCTGACCTGATCGAGGTCATCACCCAGCTGCGCCACAAGGGTGAGCCTTTCGTGTGCCTGGATGGCACCCTGATCCGCACCGACAGGGTCGCAGCCCGCACCGAACGGGGCAACCACTCGTGGTACTCGGGCAAGCACAAGGCCTTCGGGGGCAACGTCCAGGTCATCACCGACCACACCGGATTCCCGGTGTGGGTCTCGCCGGTCGAGCCGGGCTCGACCCACGACCTGACCGCTGCGCGCGCCCACGCGCTGCCCGCCCTGTACAAGGCCGCCTCCCAGGGCATGCCCACCCTGGCCGACAAGGGCTACATCGGCGCCGGCATCGGCGTGCTCACACCCGTCAAGGGCGCCAGACCCTGCCCCGACGACGCCACCTACAACCATCTGCACGCCAGTCTGCGCTCGCCTGCCGAGAGGGCCAATGCCATGCTCAAGCACTTCAAGGCCCTCCAACACGTCACCCTCGACCCGCACACCATCACCCACATCACCGCCACAGCCCTCGTCATCATCAGCCTCAACAAACAACCCCGGTGA